A region of Polyangiaceae bacterium DNA encodes the following proteins:
- a CDS encoding S-layer homology domain-containing protein: MDQTMYELATRYLTPFISVFALVGCMADGTGTEDVEQLGDSEGHDEGIGQFAEGFSGGTVANAAATSCGTVSVKGLSYQIIAESNCITPGAFAPLTLGANGSAGSAVFLNIQKPARDKLEAVMKANPSRAITINSMLRTAAQQYLLYNWYQTGRCGISLAAKPGLSNHETGMAIDIQEYSAWRGALEANGFRWLGSSDPWHFDYIGSGAVDHRGLDVLAFQKLWNRNNPNDKIAEDGIWGPGTESRMRKSPANGFPIGATCNMPLNEPACTASFADICSSPFQADIDWLAKQGFVNGCGNGNYCPNDSVTRGQMAAFLTNALKLPAGPERFSDDNGSPYEAAINSIAAAGITGGCNVAGTEFCPTKEVTRAEMATFLTKAFKLPASQTDLFVDDGESIHQANINALGAASITSGCDAVKKLYCPANFVTRGQMATFLRRAMD, encoded by the coding sequence ATGGACCAAACAATGTACGAGCTCGCGACGCGCTACTTGACTCCCTTCATTTCCGTCTTCGCTCTCGTCGGCTGTATGGCCGATGGCACGGGGACCGAAGATGTCGAGCAGTTGGGCGATTCCGAAGGCCATGACGAGGGGATTGGCCAATTCGCCGAAGGTTTTTCTGGTGGTACCGTTGCCAATGCCGCGGCGACTTCTTGTGGCACCGTGAGCGTCAAAGGGCTTTCGTATCAAATCATCGCGGAAAGCAATTGCATCACACCCGGCGCATTTGCGCCCCTCACGCTGGGCGCAAATGGCTCTGCCGGTTCGGCGGTTTTTCTGAACATTCAAAAGCCCGCCCGAGACAAACTCGAAGCGGTCATGAAGGCGAATCCGAGCCGAGCGATCACGATCAATTCAATGCTTCGCACCGCGGCGCAACAATATTTGCTCTACAATTGGTACCAAACGGGTCGGTGCGGCATTTCGCTCGCCGCCAAACCTGGTTTGTCGAACCATGAAACCGGGATGGCCATCGACATCCAAGAATATTCGGCATGGCGCGGGGCGCTCGAAGCCAATGGCTTTCGATGGCTTGGTTCCAGCGATCCATGGCATTTCGATTACATTGGATCGGGCGCGGTGGATCATCGAGGTCTCGACGTGCTCGCGTTTCAAAAACTGTGGAACCGCAACAATCCGAACGACAAGATTGCGGAAGATGGCATTTGGGGACCGGGCACGGAATCGCGCATGCGCAAGTCGCCAGCCAATGGGTTTCCCATCGGTGCAACGTGCAACATGCCATTGAATGAACCGGCTTGCACGGCATCGTTTGCAGACATCTGCAGCTCACCATTCCAGGCCGACATCGATTGGCTCGCCAAACAGGGATTCGTGAATGGTTGCGGCAATGGCAACTATTGTCCAAACGATTCCGTGACGCGCGGACAAATGGCCGCATTTCTCACGAACGCGCTGAAACTACCCGCCGGTCCCGAGCGGTTTTCGGACGACAATGGTTCGCCCTACGAAGCGGCCATCAATTCCATTGCTGCGGCGGGCATCACGGGCGGCTGCAATGTTGCCGGCACCGAATTTTGCCCGACCAAAGAAGTCACTCGAGCCGAAATGGCCACGTTCCTCACCAAAGCCTTCAAATTACCAGCGTCTCAAACGGATCTCTTCGTCGATGATGGCGAATCGATTCACCAAGCCAACATCAATGCGCTCGGCGCGGCAAGCATCACGAGCGGCTGCGATGCAGTCAAAAAACTCTACTGCCCTGCCAATTTCGTGACGCGCGGACAAATGGCTACGTTCCTCCGACGCGCCATGGACTGA
- a CDS encoding universal stress protein, with protein sequence MALNDVVLVATDLSDSADEAIRAAHELAHGKGSKLVVCHVVHEILRASPLFPQRVQADMEALIHAESRAAAAVEDRVEALTGRAAEEFEIRIESGAADSAILRVAEDVKATLIVTASRGLSGIARLLLGSVAERIARYAHCSVFIARAHKKTNKILVATDLSDLSMPAISLAAEAAKRASAELVVLYALDVLPSPAMGLTVPFGGVPIVPPPELLTQMREGAQTALAAIVERLDVKAEARVAEGDAAAAIIRTAEQMEADLVVVATHGRTGLSRVALGSVAEKVVRGARSSVLVARSMPHTE encoded by the coding sequence ATGGCCCTGAATGATGTAGTGCTGGTAGCGACCGATTTGAGCGACTCTGCCGATGAAGCGATCCGCGCAGCGCACGAGCTTGCGCATGGCAAGGGCAGCAAGCTCGTCGTGTGCCACGTCGTGCACGAGATTCTGCGCGCATCACCGCTCTTTCCGCAGCGGGTACAAGCCGACATGGAAGCTTTGATCCACGCGGAGAGCCGAGCTGCTGCAGCCGTCGAAGATCGCGTCGAAGCACTCACGGGTCGAGCTGCAGAGGAGTTTGAAATCCGCATCGAAAGTGGCGCTGCCGATAGCGCGATCTTGCGCGTCGCCGAAGACGTCAAGGCCACCCTCATCGTCACCGCGAGTCGAGGTCTTTCGGGCATCGCAAGGCTGCTTTTGGGGAGCGTCGCCGAACGCATCGCCCGCTACGCGCACTGCTCGGTGTTCATCGCCAGAGCGCACAAAAAAACGAACAAGATCCTCGTCGCCACCGACCTTTCGGATCTCTCGATGCCCGCCATCTCGCTCGCCGCCGAAGCTGCAAAACGCGCCTCCGCCGAGCTCGTGGTGCTCTACGCCCTGGACGTGTTGCCGTCGCCCGCTATGGGTTTGACCGTGCCTTTTGGGGGCGTACCGATCGTTCCGCCGCCGGAGCTTCTCACGCAGATGCGTGAAGGGGCGCAAACGGCGCTCGCGGCCATCGTCGAGCGACTCGACGTCAAAGCTGAGGCGCGGGTTGCCGAGGGTGATGCGGCGGCGGCGATCATTCGCACGGCAGAACAAATGGAAGCCGATCTCGTCGTCGTCGCGACGCATGGGCGCACGGGGCTTTCGCGCGTGGCCCTTGGAAGCGTCGCGGAGAAGGTCGTTCGAGGTGCTCGGTCTTCGGTGCTCGTGGCGCGTTCCATGCCGCACACCGAATAG
- a CDS encoding flavin reductase family protein, giving the protein MAIDAAEFRKVLGQFASGVTVVTTAQDGAFFGMTASSFTSVSLDPPLVLFCADKRARSGIAVGPAGMFAVNILAEDQRELSEFFAGKGTDEERSDKLAAIGRTAITGAPVLDSALAWLDCRVDRAIDAGDHIIYVGLVVASAVRDGRDAPLVYWHGNYQHLDDETIERTRRS; this is encoded by the coding sequence ATGGCCATCGATGCGGCGGAGTTTCGCAAAGTCCTCGGGCAGTTCGCGTCCGGCGTGACCGTCGTCACGACCGCGCAGGACGGCGCGTTTTTCGGCATGACCGCCAGCTCGTTCACGTCGGTGTCGCTCGACCCGCCTCTCGTCTTGTTCTGCGCAGACAAACGAGCTCGCTCGGGCATCGCCGTGGGGCCCGCCGGCATGTTCGCCGTAAACATCCTCGCGGAAGATCAACGCGAGCTGTCGGAGTTTTTCGCCGGCAAAGGCACCGACGAGGAGCGCTCGGACAAACTCGCAGCGATCGGCCGAACTGCCATCACGGGCGCTCCCGTCCTCGACAGCGCTCTCGCCTGGCTCGACTGCCGCGTCGATCGCGCCATCGATGCAGGCGATCACATCATCTACGTCGGTCTCGTGGTCGCATCCGCCGTACGCGACGGACGCGATGCACCGCTCGTCTACTGGCACGGCAACTACCAGCACCTCGACGACGAAACGATCGAGCGCACGCGACGAAGTTAG
- a CDS encoding VWA domain-containing protein, with protein MKRRSSWFVLGASSLLLLSCSTPQPAPNTASTHKSVTLAAEKPAKPLDEPLEPPVVTTDVAKAPDAPEALVAGPDEPLTAPVETHWGSAPKALDAAGSAWGSGGLGLSGVGEGGGGRGEGIGLGSVGTVGRGAGTGTGSGFGSGHGRLGGSHAAAGPVRVGGVVGAVRVGGSSAGAASQLPSGVRTGEWDDNANFREYGRWLATEKGRGASSIDVSVRRFLVVRDAAGKPVPSCNVEVRDASGKTTTFTTTSTGRALLFPRAEGFRSQDLTATANCQGAKVAQSFRAAAGDGIVDLSLPSNRVLPDAQTIDVAFVLDTTGSMSEEINALRDTLEKVASSLGTVGIRPRVGLVEYRDRGDAFVTRMHQMTTDVAGLQARIAALQANGGGDTPEHVNEAVRVAVRTLKFKPESIARLVFLVGDAPPHLDYANDEGYVGAMQEANHAGIQIYSIAASGMDALGQVVFRQLAQYTGGTHMFVLRGGAGPQSTGGGDPRSSCGGTHTDYTSGNLDALILSKVRSAIASKDVSPLRIAGLHQDEKDRPCDQRVGMVQ; from the coding sequence ATGAAACGTCGTTCGTCTTGGTTCGTTCTGGGCGCATCATCGCTGCTGCTCCTGTCTTGCTCAACGCCGCAGCCGGCTCCCAATACCGCATCGACGCACAAAAGCGTGACGCTCGCTGCTGAAAAGCCCGCGAAGCCGCTCGACGAACCGCTCGAGCCGCCGGTCGTCACGACCGATGTGGCGAAAGCTCCGGATGCGCCGGAAGCGCTGGTCGCTGGCCCGGACGAACCCCTCACGGCGCCCGTGGAAACGCATTGGGGAAGTGCACCGAAGGCCCTCGATGCGGCCGGATCGGCCTGGGGAAGCGGTGGACTGGGTTTGTCGGGCGTTGGCGAAGGTGGCGGCGGACGAGGCGAAGGCATTGGGCTTGGCAGCGTCGGCACGGTCGGGCGCGGCGCTGGAACGGGTACGGGCTCGGGATTTGGTTCCGGTCACGGGCGGCTCGGAGGATCGCATGCGGCCGCCGGGCCCGTGCGTGTGGGCGGAGTCGTCGGGGCGGTGCGCGTCGGCGGAAGCAGTGCTGGCGCTGCGTCGCAATTGCCTTCGGGCGTGCGAACGGGCGAATGGGACGACAACGCGAATTTTCGTGAATATGGTCGGTGGCTCGCGACGGAAAAAGGCCGTGGAGCGTCGAGCATCGACGTGTCCGTGCGGCGGTTCCTCGTGGTGCGTGACGCCGCGGGCAAGCCCGTACCGAGCTGCAATGTCGAGGTTCGCGATGCGTCTGGAAAAACGACGACGTTCACGACGACGAGCACGGGACGCGCGCTGCTCTTCCCTCGCGCGGAAGGATTTCGCAGTCAGGATTTGACGGCAACGGCGAATTGCCAAGGCGCCAAGGTCGCGCAATCGTTCCGGGCTGCGGCGGGTGACGGAATCGTGGACCTTTCATTGCCGTCGAATCGAGTTTTACCGGACGCACAAACCATCGACGTCGCCTTCGTCCTCGATACGACCGGATCGATGTCGGAAGAAATCAATGCTCTGCGCGATACGCTCGAAAAAGTGGCAAGCTCGCTCGGTACGGTCGGCATTCGTCCGCGCGTGGGCCTGGTCGAATATCGGGATCGCGGCGATGCATTCGTGACGCGCATGCATCAAATGACGACGGACGTCGCCGGGTTGCAGGCTCGAATCGCTGCCCTGCAAGCCAATGGTGGTGGAGACACGCCCGAACACGTCAACGAAGCCGTGCGGGTCGCGGTGCGCACGCTGAAATTCAAGCCGGAATCGATAGCGCGTCTCGTGTTTCTCGTTGGCGATGCGCCCCCGCATCTCGATTACGCCAATGACGAGGGATACGTGGGTGCCATGCAGGAAGCGAATCACGCGGGCATTCAAATCTACAGCATTGCAGCTTCGGGCATGGACGCGCTCGGTCAAGTCGTCTTTCGGCAGCTCGCGCAATACACGGGCGGCACGCACATGTTCGTATTGCGCGGCGGCGCGGGTCCGCAATCGACCGGAGGCGGGGATCCTCGTTCGAGCTGCGGGGGAACGCATACCGATTACACGAGCGGCAACCTCGACGCGCTCATTCTGTCGAAGGTTCGCTCGGCGATTGCATCGAAGGACGTGAGCCCTTTGCGCATTGCGGGACTGCACCAGGATGAAAAGGACCGGCCGTGTGATCAACGCGTGGGAATGGTGCAGTAA
- a CDS encoding response regulator: protein MKAAPIILFIDDDDNDGMSTYHRLAKLGFTPRFHRGPFGTLAAIRDSQCDVVLLDVNMPGLDGPALVRVIRHTYNHLPVLLYSNMEPSVLDRIGRHIGADGAIAKDANDDEFAHELRRALTDLDARMVARRLDQRSSV from the coding sequence ATGAAGGCCGCACCAATCATTCTTTTCATCGACGACGACGACAATGACGGGATGTCCACGTACCACCGGCTAGCGAAGCTTGGCTTCACGCCACGATTTCACCGTGGACCTTTCGGAACGCTCGCAGCCATTCGCGACTCGCAATGCGATGTCGTGCTGCTCGACGTGAACATGCCAGGCCTCGATGGTCCCGCGCTCGTTCGCGTCATTCGTCACACGTACAATCACCTGCCCGTGCTGCTCTACAGCAACATGGAGCCGTCGGTCCTCGATCGCATCGGGCGGCACATCGGCGCCGATGGCGCCATTGCGAAAGACGCAAACGACGACGAATTCGCGCATGAGCTCCGGCGCGCATTGACAGACCTCGATGCACGCATGGTCGCGCGCCGGCTGGACCAGCGATCGTCGGTATAA
- a CDS encoding PAS domain S-box protein — protein MCEPGQADKATRDGVDRRLRALVAMAPIAMLETTIDGSVSWANNRWAYLTGATSSDALEGRWFDAVHPDDLARVVEAWRRATSEHVSITIECRFVVTSTVIRWIQFNGAPLFDPSTSTTTYAMTATDVTDKHELNEMARTTTGLESWAEQSAAALAEQGKELGIFAALVASSADAIVIVDPRGKARYANGAFRKLFDIGLDASLDELFIALGVDDSTKDTLRAASAAGESWRSTVVLERPRLGTLHVDLSSFSIIDTTSRTIGMAIMIRDLSIHKEAEVERSRLHAEIIVAQEAAIRELSTPLLPIGPRVIAMPLIGSIDATRGQRILDTLLAGINRHHADFAILDVTGVRRMDADIADILLRSANAAKLLGANVILTGVSPFVAKTLIELGADMSGIRTLATLEQGIDAAFSRTRFHTKPLRRDVNPSPK, from the coding sequence ATGTGTGAGCCGGGACAGGCAGACAAGGCCACACGAGATGGCGTTGATCGGCGCTTACGGGCGCTCGTTGCGATGGCGCCCATCGCGATGCTCGAGACGACGATCGACGGCAGTGTGTCTTGGGCGAACAATCGGTGGGCATATCTCACTGGCGCCACTTCGAGCGACGCATTGGAAGGGCGATGGTTCGACGCGGTGCATCCGGATGATCTCGCACGCGTCGTCGAAGCTTGGCGACGTGCGACGTCCGAGCACGTGAGCATCACCATTGAATGCAGGTTTGTTGTCACGAGCACCGTCATTCGATGGATCCAATTCAATGGTGCACCGCTCTTCGATCCGTCAACGAGTACGACGACGTATGCCATGACGGCGACCGACGTCACCGACAAGCACGAATTGAATGAAATGGCTCGAACCACGACGGGCCTCGAATCTTGGGCGGAACAAAGTGCCGCGGCGCTTGCAGAGCAAGGCAAGGAGCTTGGTATTTTCGCCGCCCTCGTGGCTTCGAGCGCCGATGCTATCGTGATTGTCGATCCGCGCGGAAAAGCTCGGTACGCAAATGGTGCGTTCCGCAAACTTTTCGACATCGGCCTCGACGCGTCCCTGGACGAGCTTTTCATTGCGCTTGGCGTCGACGACTCCACCAAAGACACTTTGCGTGCGGCAAGCGCGGCGGGCGAATCTTGGCGCTCCACGGTGGTGCTCGAGCGCCCGCGGCTCGGGACGCTTCACGTCGACCTCAGCAGTTTTTCCATCATCGACACGACATCGCGGACCATTGGTATGGCCATCATGATTCGTGATTTGTCGATCCACAAAGAGGCTGAAGTCGAACGTTCGCGCCTTCATGCAGAAATCATCGTCGCGCAAGAAGCCGCTATTCGCGAATTATCTACACCGCTATTGCCCATCGGACCCCGTGTCATTGCAATGCCTCTCATTGGCTCCATCGACGCGACGCGTGGACAACGAATCCTGGATACGCTCTTGGCAGGTATCAATCGTCATCATGCGGATTTCGCCATTCTCGACGTCACCGGGGTTCGCCGCATGGACGCCGACATTGCCGATATTTTATTACGCAGTGCCAATGCCGCAAAGCTGCTTGGCGCGAATGTGATTCTCACGGGCGTGAGCCCCTTCGTCGCAAAAACATTGATCGAGCTCGGAGCGGACATGAGCGGCATTCGTACGCTCGCTACGCTCGAGCAAGGAATTGATGCCGCCTTTTCACGCACCCGTTTCCACACGAAACCACTTCGACGAGATGTCAATCCATCGCCGAAATAG
- a CDS encoding ABC transporter permease encodes MGEPEASTWQRILGGVLSVFESIGTTVSLTIQTLLWLFRRPFRVNQMLAAMDYIGVQSIFIVGLTGTFSGMVLALQTTYALKAFSAEGRVGGIVAVSLAREVAPVFSAIMITARAGSAMAAELGNMRVTEQIDAITTMGVSPVQYLLSPRLLAGVVMGPLLCILYTTVGMLGAYVVAIVWLGGDFGIFMQSIRDTAVPKDLFMGIIKSSVFGFLISSIACRHGFFASGGARGVGLATTNAVVESCVSILVTNYILTQVMLQGDL; translated from the coding sequence GTGGGCGAGCCCGAAGCAAGCACTTGGCAGCGGATCCTCGGAGGGGTCCTTTCTGTCTTCGAGAGCATCGGGACGACCGTCAGTTTGACGATCCAAACGTTGCTCTGGCTCTTTCGGCGTCCATTTCGCGTCAATCAGATGCTCGCCGCGATGGACTACATCGGCGTGCAGTCCATCTTCATCGTCGGTCTGACGGGCACGTTCAGCGGCATGGTGCTCGCTTTGCAGACCACGTATGCCCTCAAAGCATTTAGCGCCGAGGGTCGCGTGGGTGGAATCGTGGCCGTGAGTTTGGCGCGCGAGGTCGCGCCGGTGTTTTCCGCGATCATGATTACGGCTCGAGCGGGCAGCGCGATGGCGGCCGAGCTTGGCAACATGCGTGTGACGGAACAGATCGACGCCATCACGACGATGGGCGTCAGTCCCGTTCAATATTTGCTTTCGCCGCGGCTGCTTGCGGGTGTCGTGATGGGGCCACTTCTATGCATTCTGTATACGACGGTGGGAATGCTGGGGGCGTACGTGGTGGCCATTGTGTGGCTCGGGGGTGATTTTGGTATTTTCATGCAGAGTATTCGCGACACGGCGGTGCCCAAGGATCTTTTCATGGGCATCATCAAAAGCTCGGTATTTGGATTTCTCATCTCATCGATTGCGTGTCGACACGGTTTTTTTGCATCTGGTGGGGCACGTGGCGTCGGACTAGCGACAACGAATGCAGTCGTGGAAAGCTGCGTGTCGATCTTGGTGACGAATTACATTCTCACACAGGTCATGCTGCAAGGGGACCTGTAG
- the tsaE gene encoding tRNA (adenosine(37)-N6)-threonylcarbamoyltransferase complex ATPase subunit type 1 TsaE: MTTTLPLPTRRATIRLARALASLLAPGDLVILSGDLGAGKTFFTRALSRALGVSHDEPITSPTFTLIHEYAARLSIAHADLYRVADEDELAQLGLRERRGEGSVLVVEWGAPFESALGGDALRITFDLSSDGSRSARIDATGRRSRELHGALRAAVGLSPDA, encoded by the coding sequence GTGACGACGACCCTTCCACTTCCCACGCGCCGTGCGACGATTCGGCTAGCTCGTGCGCTTGCGTCCCTGCTCGCTCCAGGTGACTTGGTGATCCTTTCGGGTGATCTTGGTGCAGGTAAGACGTTCTTCACTCGAGCTCTTTCGCGAGCGCTCGGGGTTTCTCACGACGAACCCATCACGAGCCCGACGTTCACGTTGATTCACGAATACGCCGCGCGTCTTTCCATCGCGCACGCGGATCTCTACCGAGTTGCGGATGAAGACGAGCTTGCGCAGTTGGGTCTTCGCGAGCGTCGAGGTGAAGGTTCGGTGCTCGTCGTCGAATGGGGAGCGCCTTTCGAGTCTGCGCTTGGAGGCGACGCCTTGCGCATCACGTTCGACCTTTCGTCGGATGGTTCCCGGTCGGCGCGAATCGATGCGACAGGTCGGCGCTCACGCGAGCTTCACGGAGCTTTGCGCGCGGCGGTCGGCCTTTCGCCCGATGCGTGA
- a CDS encoding succinate dehydrogenase — protein MSSTSKDQSLIAKHRRAFLLRKLHSLTGIVPVGGFMVYHLWTNAKALGGQEPFDAAVREINHMPYLPVFEVGLILAPLAFHALYGVKLAFEARHNVTKYSTSRNWAYTLQRITGLLAFLFIGFHMYQYWWKKLIGRMAPEQFYPALCADMSSSVKGIPVIALIYVLGIAASVFHFANGLWGFCFSWGITISRRAQQMAAWAFGIVGLAVFVLGANTVIYFATGSSIQERLPWFEKPTGTRSCLDIREQSAKSQAAAPPLATP, from the coding sequence GTGTCCTCAACATCGAAAGATCAATCTCTCATCGCCAAGCACCGCCGCGCGTTTCTCTTGCGCAAGCTGCACTCGCTGACGGGCATCGTGCCCGTAGGCGGCTTCATGGTGTATCACCTGTGGACGAACGCCAAGGCGCTCGGAGGTCAGGAGCCGTTCGACGCTGCGGTGCGGGAGATCAACCACATGCCGTATCTCCCGGTGTTCGAGGTTGGCCTGATCCTGGCGCCTCTCGCGTTTCACGCGCTCTACGGCGTGAAGCTCGCATTCGAGGCGCGGCACAACGTCACGAAATACAGCACGAGCCGCAATTGGGCGTATACGCTCCAACGAATCACGGGCCTGCTCGCATTTCTCTTCATCGGCTTTCACATGTACCAATACTGGTGGAAGAAACTCATTGGGAGGATGGCTCCCGAGCAGTTTTACCCGGCGCTTTGCGCGGACATGTCATCGTCGGTGAAAGGGATTCCGGTCATTGCCTTGATTTACGTGCTCGGCATCGCGGCGAGCGTATTTCATTTTGCCAATGGCCTGTGGGGATTCTGCTTCTCGTGGGGCATTACCATTTCCCGCCGAGCTCAACAAATGGCGGCCTGGGCCTTCGGCATCGTGGGCCTGGCCGTCTTCGTCTTGGGCGCCAATACGGTCATTTACTTCGCGACGGGTTCGAGCATCCAAGAAAGGCTGCCGTGGTTCGAAAAACCCACGGGCACGCGTTCGTGCCTCGACATCCGCGAGCAGTCCGCGAAATCCCAGGCAGCAGCACCACCCTTGGCAACACCCTGA